In the Setaria italica strain Yugu1 chromosome VI, Setaria_italica_v2.0, whole genome shotgun sequence genome, one interval contains:
- the LOC101771784 gene encoding ENHANCER OF AG-4 protein 2: protein MPPGGRRGAKQGRKWTREPQLGDLVLAKIKGYPAWPAKISRPEEWGQTPTPRKFFVYFYGTREIAFVPLADLQEFTEKAKDDLLDRAPSIKVQKKYVRAYNEAVEQICKAYNELPKSSEAASGALPDQSEKTTEHLVRSPDDGENLGLGRMEADSPTDDSIASGQGSGAEDVKDGGHEIGGHSLSVSQKKTSLLQDPEHPKTKKPVASKSALDMYREQEHSPTSVRADRDEEVKNEKESCPPEGFVLDPNLEVVCALEVPKKSKANKLLRNAERKEKRADIGSSTGRTAPEAASDVLNMGADKESREFKKSKIMTKQSLATGSEKRDHNEIVHGKPDKQLSRKSSAGFSSNKKSLPGSGQRTTDCITDTRPAKKPRLMDRGGETDKTVAQSDTKLSIDCEKHNAMKYERSTTVETGKNTVPKTGISDGRARRSGSVLSPVSRLHSEVVEPTSGSATQSTVADSAKKGSIMKEDASRVDRQSAKPKRRACRFDDEEDEGQRTPLHRTSAKSISTHIVPADKAGTRGKISSHAGNASIKKSGPAREEKSKSVGMSPVRQELVCSSPSQDKMHARHQAIGRRSITGSVDTSAGMGNKTNLVDRKSSGQVKMPTSSEVKKIHSSSKQLHLTSGNSHSRNYPASEKNSLPKSEDTKAKSKPGAQAVEHKVSTTVTVSAERGAKRDHLKEERSISVDKAASSEPNSDSVKSMKHLIAAAQARRNLMASAHGKFDGSLTDNAGMTSTQYGLPGLSPSPVFRIPSPSRIAFPESPGERIVLKSPTELDHEHGKSPKSRQVSGSPSIGTDAAIARDALEGMIETLSRTKESIGRATRHAIECSKYGIAGEIVELLVQKLEREPNLHRRIDLLFLVDSITQCSHSQRGVAGASYVPTVQAALPRLLGAAAPPGAGARENRRQCLKVLRLWLERKIMPEDILRKYMGDIEVPNDNTSTSFMLKRPSRAERSVDDPIREMDDMLVDEYGSNATFELSGILSSKVFEDDEDLPRNNGSSPFISQPVESDGIQEAEDTVAPASVEEQIRPENVTADAAMEGALELLGSKQQTDGAILVEHDCSQEPGSELELIDQNEPPPLPDVPPPLPSDSPPPPPPLPPSPPPDTPPPPPPLPLSPASPPPPPPPLPSGPPPQPAPPPLPTQAPPLPSIPPPVPSSPSSLGYRPPAPEYFRTPNGNQLTQMTGNTSIQGIGNTANFVPGGPVNGQAAVNFVPSMPAEYGNNNVFMAPQTSSGNYQFRPTGVPFQQGNFSAFPSTQTPPVHSHPRIAHMNPMGQQAVPPPCNPYVVQSFPNSQSHYPSEERWRMASGNFSPDDQHNNWLAGGRALSCSEGSFVQDGYSRSNIDRSSMNPMNHQHTVRNHLPSGAPLPGHVVPQMLPARSDIHTLNCWRPS, encoded by the exons atGCCTCCCGGCGGTAGGCGCGGCGCCAAGCAGGGTCGCAAGTGGACCAGGGAACCGCAGCTCGGCGACCTCGTCCTCGCCAAGATCAAGGGATACCCGGCCTGGCCAGCCAAG ATCAGCAGGCCTGAGGAGTGGGGCCAAACGCCAACGCCGCGCAAGTTCTTCGTCTACTTCTACGGCACCAGAGAGAT TGCTTTTGTACCTCTGGCAGATCTTCAAGAATTTACGGAGAAGGCAAAGGATGATCTGTTAGATCGAGCTCCGAGTATTaaagtgcaaaaaaaatatGTCCGAGCTTATAATGAAGCTGTGGAGCAGATCTGCAAGGCCTATAATGAGCTGCCAAAATCATCTGAAGCTGCAAGTGGAGCATTACCTGATCAGAGTGAAAAGACTACAGAGCACCTTGTGAGGTCACCTGATGATGGTGAGAATCTAGGATTGGGACGAATGGAAGCTGATAGCCCTACTGATGACTCAATTGCTTCAGGGCAAGGGTCAGGGGCTGAGGACGTGAAAGATGGTGGTCATGAAATAGGGGGTCATTCTTTATCAGTTTCTCAAAAGAAAACATCTTTACTACAGGATCCCGAGCATCCCAAGACAAAAAAGCCTGTTGCATCTAAGTCTGCACTTGACATGTACAGAGAACAGGAGCATTCACCAACTTCTGTGCGTGCAGACAGGGATGAAGAGGtaaaaaatgaaaaagagaGCTGTCCGCCAGAAGGATTTGTTTTGGACCCTAACTTGGAGGTAGTTTGTGCCCTTGAAGTGCCAAAGAAATCTAAAGCGAACAAGCTGTTGAGGAATGCTGAAAGGAAGGAAAAGCGTGCTGATATTGGTAGTTCTACTGGAAGGACTGCTCCTGAGGCTGCATCTGACGTATTAAACATGGGTGCTGACAAAGAGAGCAGAGAATTTAAAAAGTCCAAAATCATGACAAAACAATCACTTGCTACTGGTTCAGAGAAAAGGGACCATAATGAAATTGTGCACGGCAAGCCTGATAAGCAGTTGAGTAGAAAATCATCTGCTGGATTTTCTTCCAATAAGAAGTCTCTTCCTGGTAGCGGGCAGCGCACCACGGACTGTATTACTGATACTCGTCCAGCAAAAAAGCCAAGACTTATGGACAGAGGTGGTGAAACAGATAAGACAGTTGCCCAAAGTGACACAAAGTTAAGCATTGATTGTGAAAAGCATAATGCTATGAAATATGAGAGGTCTACCACTGTAGAAACAGGTAAAAATACGGTTCCTAAGACTGGTATCAGTGATGGTAGGGCACGGAGATCAGGGAGTGTCTTATCACCCGTATCAAGGCTTCATTCCGAGGTTGTGGAACCAACATCTGGTTCTGCAACTCAGTCAACTGTTGCTGATTCTGCTAAAAAGGGTTCAATCATGAAGGAGGATGCCTCACGTGTTGATAGGCAATCGGCCAAACCCAAGAGAAGGGCTTGTCGctttgatgatgaggaggatgaaggaCAGAGAACACCACTTCATAGAACTTCTGCCAAATCTATCTCTACACATATAGTCCCTGCTGACAAGGCAGGTACTCGGGGAAAAATTTCATCTCATGCTGGCAATGCTTCTATAAAAAAATCGGGCCCGGCAAGAGAAGAGAAATCTAAAAGTGTTGGAATGTCACCTGTGAGGCAGGAGCTAGTTTGTTCTTCACCGAGTCAGGATAAAATGCATGCCAGACACCAGGCAATTGGAAGAAGATCAATCACAGGCTCAGTCGATACTTCTGCTGGCATGGGTAACAAAACAAACCTGGTTGATCGCAAATCCTCTGGTCAAGTAAAAATGCCGACATCCTCTGAGGTGAAGAAAATTCATAGTTCTTCTAAACAATTGCACCTAACATCTGGGAACTCCCATTCTCGAAACTATCCTGCCTCAGAAAAAAACTCGCTGCCCAAATCAGAAGACACGAAGGCTAAATCTAAGCCTGGGGCACAGGCTGTTGAGCATAAGGTGAGCACCACTGTCACTGTGTCAGCTGAACGGGGTGCGAAGCGGGATCACTTAAAAGAGGAAAG GTCCATTTCTGTTGATAAAGCAGCTTCTTCTGAACCTAACTCCGACTCTGTCAAGTCAATGAAACATCTTATTGCAGCTGCTCAAGCAAGGAGGAACCTTATGGCATCTGCTCATGGAAAGTTTGATGGGTCTTTGACTGATAATGCTGGTATGACCTCCACACAATATGGTTTGCCGGGACTAAGCCCTAGTCCTGTTTTTCGCATTCCATCCCCATCCAGAATTGCTTTTCCCGAGAGTCCTGGTGAACGTATTGTTCTGAAAAGCCCAACGGAGCTTGACCATGAGCATGGAAAGAGTCCCAAATCTAGGCAGGTCAGCGGTTCACCTAGCATTGGTACTGATGCAGCGATTGCTCGTGATGCTTTGGAAGGAATGATAGAGACACTATCGAGGACAAAGGAGAGTATAGGCCGTGCAACACGCCATGCAATTGAGTGCTCTAAATATGGCATTGCTGGAGag ATTGTCGAGCTTCTCGTACAGAAGTTGGAGAGAGAGCCTAATTTGCATCGCAGAATTGACCTCCTTTTTCTTGTGGATTCTATAACCCAGTGTTCGCATTCTCAGAGAG GTGTTGCCGGGGCTTCATATGTTCCCACTGTTCAAGCTGCATTGCCTCGTCTTTTGGGTGCTGCTGCTCCACCTGGAGCTGGTGCTCGCGAAAACCGGCGCCAGTGCCTTAAA GTTCTAAGATTGTGGCTTGAGAGAAAGATTATGCCTGAAGACATACTCCGAAAATACATGGGCGATATTGAGGTGCCAAATGATAATACTAGCACTAGTTTTATGTTGAAGCGACCATCCCGCGCTGAACGCTCTGTAGATGATCCTATTAGGGAGATGGATGACATGCTTGTTGATGAGTATGGAAG CAATGCAACTTTTGAGCTTTCTGGAATTTTGTCATCAAAAGTCtttgaagatgatgaagactTACCTCGAAATAATGGGTCATCGCCATTTATTTCGCAGCCTGTTGAAAGTGATGGCATTCAAGAAGCTGAAGATACTGTTGCTCCAGCATCTGTTGAGGAACAGATTAGACCAGAGAATGTAACTGCTGATGCTGCTATGGAAGGTGCCTTGGAATTACTGGGCAGCAAGCAGCAGACTGATGGAGCTATCCTTGTTGAACATGACTGTAGTCAAGAGCCGGGTTCAGAGCTTGAATTGATTGATCAGAATGAGCCCCCCCCTCTACCTGATGTCCCTCCACCGCTTCCATCAGAttcaccacctcctccacctcctttgCCTCCTTCACCGCCTCCTGAtacaccaccgccgccaccaccacttccACTTTCGCCAGCTtcgccacctccgccacctcccCCACTGCCTTCTGGACCACCTCCTCAGCCTGCTCCACCACCTCTGCCAACCCAGGCCCCACCTCTTCCTTCTATTCCGCCGCCTGTTCCGTCATCTCCATCATCATTGGGTTATCGGCCTCCAGCTCCAGAGTACTTCAGGACACCCAAT GGTAACCAGTTGACCCAGATGACAGGAAATACATCAATTCAAGGTATTGGAAATACAGCGAACTTCGTTCCTGGTGGACCAGTCAATGGACAAGCTGCGGTTAATTTTGTACCTTCAATGCCAGCAGAGTATGGAAACAACAACGTGTTTATGGCACCACAAACTTCTAGTGGTAATTACCAGTTTCGGCCTACTGGTGTACCTTTTCAGCAAGGGAATTTCAGTGCCTTTCCGTCTACGCAAACGCCACCCGTACATTCCCACCCTCGAATTGCACACATGAATCCCATGGGCCAACAAGCTGTACCACCTCCGTGCAATCCTTATGTTGTGCAGTCCTTTCCAAACAGTCAGAGCCATTATCCATCTGAAGAACGTTGGCGGATGGCATCTGGTAACTTCAGTCCAGATGACCAGCATAATAATTGGCTAGCAGGTGGCAGAGCATTATCTTGCTCAGAAGGGTCATTTGTGCAGGAT
- the LOC101772595 gene encoding high mobility group B protein 7 — MAGGNKSTGNAARSRKRVEATILKRSRDGSAFTRCEACNKDVPVVLIDMHSCSLDAKIRETLEAQVVERTVEVTKPADRKKPAKAGAANKDGKRKRTPTAFFLFMDDFRKEFKAANPDNKNVATVAKEGGERWKSMTDEEKKPYHDKAAELKAHAENGEGSGENNVAAEKPKADDTEGGQEVDQPAKRLRRKVDDEDEACDEEDEEEKNVLDDDLDDDM, encoded by the exons ATGGCGGGGGGCAACAAGTCCACCGGCAACGCCGCGCGCAGCAGGAAGCGCGTCGAGGCCACCATCCTCAAGCGCTCCAGGGACGGCAGCGCGTTCACCAGatg CGAGGCCTGCAACAAGGACGTCCCCGTCGTCCTCATCGACATGCACAGCTGCAGCCTCGACGCCAAGATCAGGGAGACGCTCG AGGCGCAGGTGGTAGAGAGGACCGTCGAGGTCACCAAGCCCGCTGACCGCAAGAAGCCTGCCAAGGCCGGAGCCGCCAACAAGGACGGCAAGCGCAAGCGCACGCCCaccgccttcttcctcttcat gGACGACTTCAGGAAGGAGTTCAAGGCTGCCAATCCTGACAACAAGAATGTCGCCACT GTTGCAAAGGAAGGAGGGGAGAGGTGGAAGTCCATGACCGACGAA GAGAAGAAGCCCTACCATGACAAGGCTGCCGAGCTCAAGGCTCACGCTGAGAATGGCGAGGGCAGTGGT GAGAACAATGTGGCTGCCGAGAAACCCAAGGCAGATGACACCGAGGGGGGCCAGGAGGTGGATCAGCCGGCAAAGAGACTCCGCCGCAAggttgatgatgaggatgaggcgtgcgacgaggaagatgaggaggagaagAATGTGTTGGACGACGACCTGGATGATGACATGTAG
- the LOC101776130 gene encoding B3 domain-containing protein IDEF1: MLMLRQKTVQDRGSAAQRKAPTLNPKTPNAGWGGPSSPACLAIAIAILPPFSAFFSTIHNTYNAVQNPDQSLHPSFPLPFHHVPLHHPAPPGAPAAGPGADAAAAAPSTHNAAPHSQPSRGFSDWSASNSAFASVAAQPAPATTTTTPFHYNLSQSYALWTHYMLNKNALPYTSYPAAPQDENSHPLHHTHIPPDKDSGSASSLGFDSFTTMSLGPNICAHMSPMEGSISANEADNSEDLPTVVTNSDEMDTRNSDEVHPDSVATLPESKPSHESCTTKFNSGEYQVVLRKELTKSDVANVGRIVLPKKDAEASLPPLVQGDPLILQMDDMVLPVTWKFKYRFWPNNKSRMYILEAAGEFVKTHGLQAGDALIIYKNSVPGKFIIRGEKAIQQTNP, translated from the exons ATGCTGATGCTGAGGCAGAAGACAGTGCAGGACCGGGGCAGCGCAGCGCAGCGCAAGGCACCAACGCTCAACCCCAAAACCCCAAACGCCGGGTGGGGTGGTCCCTCGTCCCCGGCCTGCCTGGCTATTGCTATTGCTATACTTCCCCCTTTCTCTGCCTTTTTCTCTACAATACACAATACATAC AACGCCGTGCAGAACCCCGACCAGAGCCTGCACCCCTCGTTTCCCCTCCCCTTCCACCACGTCCCGCTCCACCACCCCGCGCCACCAGGAGCACCTGCCGCAG GGCCAGGagctgatgcagcagcagcagcaccctcCACGCACAATGCTGCTCCCCACTCCCAGCCTTCAAGAGGTTTCTCCGATTGGAGTGCGTCCAACAGTGCCTTCGCGTCCGTTGCTGCGCAGCCCGCCCccgctaccaccaccaccacaccctTCCACTACAACCTCTCCCAGTCTTACGCGCTATGGACCCATTACATGCTTAACAAGAATGCACTACCCTACACTTCTTATCCCGCTGCACCACAGGACGAGAATTCCCACCCGCTGCACCATACTCACATCCCGCCAGACAAGGATTCAG GTTCTGCATCCAGCCTTGGGTTTGACTCTTTCACTACAATGTCCCTTGGACCAAACATATGCGCCCACATGTCTCCCATGGAAGGATCTATATCTGCCAATGAAGCTGACAATTCAGAG GATTTGCCTACAGTAGTTACAAACAGTGATGAAATGGACACTAGAAACAGTGATGAAGTCCATCCTGACTCAGTTGCCACTCTTCCTGAATCAAAGCCTAGTCATGAAAGCTGCACCACT AAATTCAACTCTGGAGAGTACCAAGTCGTTTTGCGCAAGGAGTTGACAAAGAGTGATGTTGCAAATGTCGGGCGAATCGTGCTACCCAAG AAGGATGCTGAGGCTAGTCTTCCACCATTGGTGCAAGGTGATCCTTTGATACTGCAAATGGATGACATGGTGCTTCCAGTTACATGGAAATTTAAGTATAG ATTCTGGCCAAACAACAAAAGCAGAATGTATATTCTGGAAGCTGCAG GTGAATTTGTGAAGACACATGGCCTTCAGGCAGGAGATGCGCTCATTATCTACAAGAACTCCGTGCCCGGCAAATTT ATTATCCGTGGGGAGAAGGCCATTCAGCAGACAAACCCCTAG